Sequence from the Penaeus vannamei isolate JL-2024 chromosome 41, ASM4276789v1, whole genome shotgun sequence genome:
CCAGTCTTATCACCAGTCACAACAGGGAACCTGTGACAGTTACTCCAGAAAGatgatgcacacacgcacacacagctgtAAAAATTGACGAGCGTCAAAACAGCAACCACTGAGGAATACTGGTCCGCACACCCGGCTCTTGCGGAGATTGAAGGTGGCCTTCCCGATGACGCGGCAGACAGAGGAATCAGACGCGGCCTCGAGAGTCTACTCCCGTGTGTGTGGACTTCAGCATCCTGGCCGAGGGACTCTACACGTGAGCCGTGCGCAAACCAAGGAGGTGGCTGGGAGGCAGGCTTGGGGCGGAGGGACTGCTAAGAAGGTTGAGGGCAGCCCTATCTGTGGTTTGGGCGATGCTGGTCCTGATCCCCATCAGCAGCTGCATTGGTGGCCGCCGGCGGGGCGTGACCATGGGTGGGTGCGGGACCCCTAGCCCCAGCCCCTGCCCCACCTGGGGAGTTGTGGACCATTTCATACTCCATCACCTCCTTGTAGATGAGCTCCTTCCACTGGTCCACAGTGTGCTCACGGTCATCCACACTGTGGTCGTAGGGGCCTGGGGCAGGCTGCAAGGGAGCACAAATATGGATTAAATCTTTGCAAATGGGTCAAAAGATTTGATACATTTTCAGAATTCAGAATTGTAATAAAATTCTAATAGTCTTTGATAGTTTGAAAGGCTTGAAGTACATAAAGAGCTAAACTTGCACAAAAAAGTcttttaatcaatatatatatatatatatatatatatatatatatatatatatatatatatatatatatatatatatatatatatatatatatatatatatatatatatatatataaagaaaaagaccaaCAATATTTTATgacataaaaaggaagaaaaaacctTAGTACTCACAGCATTGACTTCAGTTTCATCATACCACACATTAATATAGGGATGCATTAACGCGTCGTCTACACTTATCCTTCGCTCGGGGTCTATTACAAGCATCCTTGATAGCAGATCTCGTGCTTGACTTGCTGCAATGCATTGCAAAAAGTATTAGTAGTGCAACTGATGAGTAATTCATGACTGATCAATAATGGAATCCTATCAACTGATAGATCTGTttctaatataaaatataaatgatagaCCTGACAAAAAAATCAATTTGGCTAAATATTTATATGGATTCCAATACAATATATTGTATATGCTTTATACACAGAAGATTACATGAAGAAAACAAACCATAACAACAAAttcatgtaaattatatatatatatgtatatatatatatatatatatatatatatatatatatatatatatatatatatatatatatatatatatatatataatatatagatgtatatatatgtatatgtatgtatatgtatgtgtgtacatatatatgtatatgcatcataTTAGTAATAGGTATTAAAACTAACCAATATGGGATAACAGCCACAAAGTTCATGAGAGCAgaaaggtaaaaataatgataatcaatgaaaTCAGCTAGGAACTTTGCTCTGCTCGAGGTATAACTGGCAGAGTTGTACCATGATCAACAATCAATGATATTTGACCCCATTTCAGTTATAGTATTTGACTACACAAATAAGTCTAGGTCACTGGAAAGTTTGTTGTCATAATTTCTATATCCGTTGAAATATAGAGTAACAGGGTAGCTGGCAACATTGTATGAggttatgataattaataatatggGAGGAAAAGCTCATAtacgtttctcttccttcttgatAATAGGAGCTATGTGATTCAGTTCTGTGAAATTTCCAACATAAATGAGATGATACTCATAGAATCCACAATTactaatgtttatgtatgtgaatgaTGGGCTCGGAAGATAACTccctaagaggggggggggggacgctatGTAGTGtgactaaccccctcccccctcccctctccccatgctTGCAAAGACACTCACTGTGCCTATTCAGGGATCCCTAGTTATACACAACTAGTGTGACTGTTGCTTTAGCTTCATAAATTTTACACAGTACTATGGGCCTCTGACCTTCTGCCAAAATGGGCAAGTTTTCTTCCCCTATCTgccaaataatgaaagaaatttcccccaaaaaaagaaaagtaagagttGGTGTGCCCCTGATTCTattaattctgtgtgtgtgtgtgcatgtgcgtgtgcgtgtgtgtgtgattttaagcAGTAAAACCCATGCTCAGATATCATGAATCAAAGGTTATTGAGCCGTAATTTGTTATATGCtcacaaaaacagagaaagaaagggcatgtaacaaaaacaatgaaattttcAAAAAGTAAAACAGTTAGACAAAACCTTTTCTAAATTAGTATAAATTGCCGGTTACTTACCTCGAAACAGGTGTTAGATCACTGTGTTAAAATCTCAGTTACGAAAACCAACAGTTCAActcttctattttcatttgtaGTTTTGAGAATGGGGATTTCTTACTAAATTTTCATTTGCAAGATTTGTAAGACTTTAATAAAATGACATTGGCTAACAAtcaactgataaataaataaaataagttatCTATATGCAatagagaataaaatgaatatttttCCAATTTAATTTTCCCGTGTTTACCTCATTATACCAAAATTTCTCAAGGTAATTGATTTCCAATATTCTATTAGCTAAGTTTCTAATTCACTCAATTGAAAAAAGGccaaatgaagaaatatatatcataataaaatgaaaaacaataataataataataatattaatattaataattatgataataataataataatgacacatcTACTAATGTTATGAAAATGGATTAAAACTCCACCTCTTCTCAACCACAAATGAAAACTGTGAAAAGGGCCTTTCACAATCGCCCTAAAACACGACGAagcgttatcatcaccatcatcatcactgtcaagaAGGTTGCCACAGCACTCCATGCTTCGCTCTgcctgctctcttcctctctctcgggagagagattttgagagcgCCGAGCCCAatgcctctttttccctcctcacctTTGATCCAGTAATAGCTGTGTTGCCTGGGCCAGTACCTGtcgctctcctcctcacctttgaGTCTGTTATGGTCCGTGGACTCAGCAGGGAACAGCACGTCGGGGAACAAGCGGTCGAAGGAATAGCCAGGGTAGCGGGGACGGTTTTCCACATAGTTGCGAACAGTTGGCTGTAACCTCGACATGAACTCTTGCGAGGGAGTGCCCAGTTGCTCTGTTGGGGGgcaaggagtgggggagaaaggctAATCAGTGTTGAGCgagttattttgtgtgtgttagtgtgtgtgtgtgtatgggtgtgtgcatatgagtgtgtgcatgtgagtgtctgtgtatgagtgtgtataagtgtgagtgtgagtgtgagtgtgtgagtgtgtgtttgtatgtgttcgcatgtatgcacgtgcgtgtgtgtgaatgcatatgtgtTCCTGTGCATTACTGTTCTGGGTTATAGTATTCGGTGCATGTTAAATATACATTGTACCAAACTATTTTGCTCGCATCTTACATTCATTAGATGCTATACATATCATGAAGATATCTATCAGCCTAACTTAGAAAAACCCAACTTTGAAATGTTagtattaaaagaaagaaaacattatcCACAGTAAGAGACTTCCCAGTCTCTTCATGTAGTTTGTCCATACTCTAATGAAAATCTTGAGTGCAATACACAATCCCTTTTCATTTACAGAGAATTTCATACATTTTTACGCCTGAAAAAATTTCTTATCTATCTTAGAAAGAGTAAATAGCAACAAGCTTTTTGGAAGTACATGTCACACAGAAAATAAATCCCAAAAGCATATTTTTAAGTATCAGAAAGGTGTCATCAACATATTATCAATATGttataattatataagatatataaaaatttatattacagatttttatgaatatatttaaacaaGTGGATTGCAATATATACTTTGCCATATTACAAAtatcaaaatacaataaaaatacctaataataatacaaatatacacctCATACAAACAGGTTAAGCATTTTCACCctcttattttatatatctttaaaaaataataataataaataactaaataaatttaTCAGCCACTCTCAATGCCAAGCTCACCAATAATCTTATTCCACTGGTCAATGTGATCCGTCCCTGGGAACAGGACGCCTCCTCGAATCATCTCTCCCATTATGCAGCCGACTGACCAGATGTCCACGTTCTCTGTGTAGCCCATACCTAAAATTACCTGAAAGACACAGTGGGTTTTAGTACGGGAAGGAGGTGGAGCAAAAtttggtagaggtggaggagaaagtgaatgtggatatggaggaaaaaggaagagatagaggaggag
This genomic interval carries:
- the LOC113819710 gene encoding stress-activated protein kinase JNK-like isoform X2, whose product is MPLLSPRPSPKMATPSNSSLFYTVEVGDTRFTILRRYTNLKPIGSGAQGIVCAAYDSVTQQNVAIKKLSRPFQNVTHAKRAYREFKLMKLVNHKNIIGLLNAFTPQKSLEEFQDVYLVMELMDANLCQVIQMDLDHERMSYLLYQMLCGIKHLHSAGIIHRDLKPSNIVVKSDCTLKILDFGLARTAGTTFMMTPYVVTRYYRAPEVILGMGYTENVDIWSVGCIMGEMIRGGVLFPGTDHIDQWNKIIEQLGTPSQEFMSRLQPTVRNYVENRPRYPGYSFDRLFPDVLFPAESTDHNRLKASQARDLLSRMLVIDPERRISVDDALMHPYINVWYDETEVNAPAPGPYDHSVDDREHTVDQWKELIYKEVMEYEMVHNSPGGAGAGARGPAPTHGHAPPAATNAAADGDQDQHRPNHR
- the LOC113819710 gene encoding stress-activated protein kinase JNK-like isoform X1, with protein sequence MPLLSPRPSPKMATPSNSSLFYTVEVGDTRFTILRRYTNLKPIGSGAQGIVCAAYDSVTQQNVAIKKLSRPFQNVTHAKRAYREFKLMKLVNHKNIIGLLNAFTPQKSLEEFQDVYLVMELMDANLCQVIQMDLDHERMSYLLYQMLCGIKHLHSAGIIHRDLKPSNIVVKSDCTLKILDFGLARTAGTTFMMTPYVVTRYYRAPEVILGMGYTENVDIWSVGCIMGEMIRGGVLFPGTDHIDQWNKIIEQLGTPSQEFMSRLQPTVRNYVENRPRYPGYSFDRLFPDVLFPAESTDHNRLKGEEESDRYWPRQHSYYWIKASQARDLLSRMLVIDPERRISVDDALMHPYINVWYDETEVNAPAPGPYDHSVDDREHTVDQWKELIYKEVMEYEMVHNSPGGAGAGARGPAPTHGHAPPAATNAAADGDQDQHRPNHR